The DNA sequence GTGCTTACGCCAATGTTGCCCCAGTCTGTGAAATCAGCCAGTTCACTATCGATACTGACGTTGGCTTCCGCACCGAAATTGCCGGCTCCCGGAATCAGTTCACGTGACTTATCGAGATGGTCTTTTCCGTTATAAAAACTTAGCGCCAATACATCTTTCCGGCTCGGTCGGTACGTGAGGCGCGCGTTTACATCGTAGAAATAGAAATTGGGTTCTACCGCGGCTGACTGTTGCCCGAAAGGTCCGTTGCCGCCCGTCTGATCGACATTCAGGTCCTCACCAGTTACGGTCTCATAGATACTGCTGTAGACTCCTGATTCCAGGATATCGGTATACGACCTGCGCGCTGACAACAGCAAGCTACTTTTTGCCCCAATCGGGGCCTCGATGGTAGCATTGGCACTCAAGAGGTTTACACTGGCGTGGCCGGCAAACACATTGGCCCCGGTACGCCCCGTAAGATCAACCACGCTGGACGTGCGACCGCCGTATTTTGCCGGATACCCCCCTTTGAAGACCTGCACGTCTTTGATCGCATCAGCGTTAAAGGCACTGAAGAAACCATAAAAGTGATCCACGTGGTAGACCGTCATGCCATCCAGTAAGACCAGATTTTGATCCGGTGTCCCACCGCGGACGAACAATCCGGCTGAACCTTCGTTCGTACCGCTGATCCCCGGCATGAGCTGCAAAGAGCGGAAGATATCTACATCGCCGGCCGTTGGCAACACAGCGAGGTCTTTAGGTGAAACGGTGAGTTGGCTCACATTTTCAGCGGTTTTCATCATCTGGTACCGCTCTGCTGTAACTACAACCTCTTCTTCAAAGGACGCCGTCACCGGCTCCAATAATACATCAAGGGGTCTATTCAGCGTGCGCACGTCAATTTTGAACTCGGCAGGGCTGTATCCCAGGTATCTGAATCCGATAACAACACTGTCTTCGGGTACGCCCAGCAAGACAAAAAAGCCGTCCACATTGGTGGCAGCACCCAAAGCGGTGCCAACAACAAGAACGCTTGCATTGGGTAGCGTCTCTCCCGTATTTGCATCACGTACAATGCCGGAGACGGTCTTCTGTCCGTAAGCTTCAGATACCAGCCCCCAAGGGCCTAACCCCAAAAATATAACCATGGCTGCCAGGTACAAACCTCTGTTCGTTGCCGGCAACACTTTTCGTTTAAACATCAAATGAACCCTCATAAATCAAGTCTCCTTTTTCTTAAACTTGGATGGCCTATGCGTATTTCAGGGTCTATCTCATGTGCATAAGGGCACCAGCACAAGCCGGCGCAATCTGGTGGCGAGGGTATGAACGGAGCAGCGGGAGGCATGTTGTTACATCGTTTTAAAAAGGATGTAACAGATGTAAACGAAGCGTATCATCGGTGTTAATTCTTTATATGCAGCAGAAACGTACAACCGATCTAGCCGTAGCTTTTTCCTGATACGGTCATTTATGAAGCAACGCAAAAAATACCCCAAAGTCTTGGTACTGGCGCTTGTGCTGCTCGGCTCGCTGCCGTTGCTCGCCGTCCTCCAGTACAACTGGCTCTCACAGCTTAGCCAGGCGGATTATGTGCGCATGCAATCCAATATCGAAAGCGTTGCCCAGCAATTTAGTCAGGATGTAGATCAGGAGTTGATTGGTGCACACGTTGCGTTTGTGGGTTCGCGCACCACGACCCGCGAGGCGTTGACCACCGAATTGGTAGAGCGGTTTAATCGTTGGGAAGCCTTGTCTCCTTACGCCTCGATCGTCAAATCTATTTACCTCGTCGAAAAATCGGATAGCGGAGCGCCAACACTTTATCGATTCGACAAAGCTACCGGTCATCTGACACAGGCGAATTGGCCGGCAGCAGTTGTCAACTGGATAGCGCAACAGCCAGTGTACCAGGCACATCCCCGGCCGCAAGCAGAATCTCAAACAAACGAATGGATATCGCCGATTCCCTTCTCAGGGACAACAGGCCTAATACAACCAGGGAATCGTCCTCCCATCGGGTGGCCTACGGGCATGATGGCTAACGAAGCATTCAACCAGTTGTTGCTCGGCTTTGATACACCCTACATTTTTGACCAGATGATACCTGCTATCGCGGCCAAATACTTCCTTGAAACAGCAGATGCTGCGTATGATCTTCTGATTACAAAGCGCGGTGCACCCAATGCAATTTTATACCAATCCGACCCCACCCTCACAACTGCGTCTTTTGCAGCGGAGGATTTTTCGATGAACATCGGCATGCCTGATCAGCCGCAGATCATGCATACCTTCTCCAAACTCCTGGGCGCACAATCACCGATCACACCAGAAACGGTGATGGCCTTCTTCCGCAAAGGCTTTCAGTATTCACGACTCACTGCTGGTGGACCTTCGGCCGGCATGGGAGGTGGTTCAGCCGGCTTCATGCCCGTGCGAACGTGGCAGTTGCACATAAAACACAAAGCCGGGCCACTTAACCAAATCGTAGCACAAACCAGAAACCGCAATCTTTGGATAAGCTTTGCTGTACTGCTGATCCTTGGCCTGTCCATTGCCATCATCATCATCTACACCCGGCGCATGCAGCAGTTGGCAGATCAGCAAATGGCGTTTGTGGCTGGCGTCTCACACGAATTACGCACGCCGTTGGCTGTTGTGCACGCCGCTGGCGAGAACCTGCAAGATGGGCTCATTACCGATATGGCTGAGACGCGGGACTATGGTAAACTCATTGTTGATGAAAGCAGAAGCCTGTTGAATACCATCGAGCAAGTACTGGCCTATGCCGGCATTTCTTTCGGACTCGGCCCACCGCCTGACACAGAAGTCTACGTAAACACCCTTATACACCAAATCCTGGATGAAAACCGCGAAGCACTGCGGTCTTTTGAGCTACACCTACAACTAGACGAAGACCTTCCACCTGTTCAGGGTGACCAGGAAGCGTTGCATACCGTACTGCAAAATCTGGTACAAAATGCCATCAAATATGCCAACGGCAAGAAATGGATTGCCATCCATTCACACCCCTCGGATACGCACGAGAAAGCTGTAGAAGTAGTCATACAGGACCGTGGTATTGGTATCGACCTGGCAGAACAGGCCAACATTTTTGAACCCTTTTATCGCACAGCAGATGTACGCAAAACGCAAATCCGCGGTAATGGACTCGGACTCAGCATTGCGCGGCAAATACTCCACGTGCATGGTGGTGACATATCCGTCACCAGTACCCCCAACAACGGCAGCGCCTTTTATGTAACCCTCCTGCATAGACCGCCCAAAGTATCCCCTGCTGCCTAAACCAGATCGTCAAGCAAACCCAGCATGAATAAGCGCATATTGTTGATTGAAGATGAACCAGGCCTCGTACTCACGCTTCGGAAGCGCCTGGAGTCCGAAGGCTTTGACGTGTTGGTTGCAGATAATGGGGACGCCGGCCTCGAACAGGCGATCAATGAATCGGTGGACCTGGTGCTGTTGGATGTGATGATGCCCGGCCGCGATGGGTTTGAAGTCTGCAGCGAAGTGCGCCGGCACAAAGCCTTCATCCCGATTATGATGCTAACTGCCCGAAGCCAGACCATGGACAAAGTGCTCGGCTTCCGACTTGGCGCAGACGACTACCTCACCAAGCCATTTCAGATGGCCGAGCTCATCGCCCGCATCAAAGCCCTGCTCCGCCGATCAACCGCCAAAGAGGAAGCCATCAACGAACACCGCTATGTCTTTGGCAAGGTGACCGTCGATTTTAAACGCGCCGAGGTATCCCTGGATGACACCCTGGTTGCCCTCTCCGCCAAAGAGTTTCAGCTACTACGCTATTTTGTCGAACACCGGGGCGAAGTACGTTCTCGCGTTGAAATACTCAACGAAGTGTGGGGATACCCAACCGTTCCTAATACCCGTACGGTGGACGTCCACGTTGCCAGGCTCCGGCAAAAAATAGAACCCAATCCGACCAAACCCATCTACCTGCTTACCGTCCACAATATCGGGTATCGGTTCGACGGCTGACAGCGCTATACCTGCGAAAAAATTTCTACGCCTAGCATCTTTTGCCGCTGTTTCCCACAACAAGGCGGTTACAGATGTCAACAGCATGTAACAAACGTAAATTCGACAGCCTTATCGCCCTTTTTCGCTTATAAGCCCATCATACCGACCGATGACTTCATTGGCTTGAAAGGATGGAAAACGCACCCAATTTCACCTGTTTGTCCGCTGAGACGCATGTTGACCTGCCACATATCAACAATAACAGGGCAGAATGCCGGCATATAGGTTGCATTTTCCATCACCATGTTTGCGCGAACATAGCAATACCATAAAAAATCAACTCTTTACGAGGTATACACATGGAAATATCAGGATTGGGATTTCGTCAGGAAATCCTCGCATCCGGACAGCTTCCTGACGTACAGGAAGTAAGCAGCCGTATGATCCAGAAAATGGATCAAGACGGTGATGGACAGCTGAATACAGCTGAGCTGGGCAAACACGCTGAACGGCTTGCCGGCGCAGACCAGAATGAAGATGGCCTGATCGGGCAGGACGAACTGATCCAGCAAATGGAAGCCAAAATGGCCGAGTTTGGCGGATTCAAACCCGGCGAGAAACCCAATATTCAGAAGCTGAAAAGTATGATGGGTATGATGCAGCAGAAGTTCACCGCTGCAGGCGGACCTGCTGGCCAGGAAAACGATCTCTTCAGCCTGCTCGACTCGCTCGAGACGTCTGAGGACGACAAACAACGCCTCAAGTCGCTGATGGAAAGCAACCCATTTGACATCTCTGTCTAAGTGGGATTCTGTTTAAGTGCGTTGTACAGGAGCCCTCATCGGTGAGGGCTCCTGTATCTCATTCATACTACCGATACCGCAGAAACGCCACGTTCCAATGCCGCTCGTCAACATTGAGTTGGCCGCCAATTATTATCTTCGTCTTGGCCAACCCGGTGATTAAAATAGCATCAGCACCTCGCGCCTTTGCCTCCTCTTCCAGTTTGGATTTAATCTTTCGGGTCCGGGCCAAAAAGCCGCTGCCCAATCCGCGCCCAATTAAGTCGTACGGTTTATCTACGGAAGCTTCTGTGTAGTAAAAATCG is a window from the Bacteroidota bacterium genome containing:
- a CDS encoding response regulator transcription factor, with protein sequence MNKRILLIEDEPGLVLTLRKRLESEGFDVLVADNGDAGLEQAINESVDLVLLDVMMPGRDGFEVCSEVRRHKAFIPIMMLTARSQTMDKVLGFRLGADDYLTKPFQMAELIARIKALLRRSTAKEEAINEHRYVFGKVTVDFKRAEVSLDDTLVALSAKEFQLLRYFVEHRGEVRSRVEILNEVWGYPTVPNTRTVDVHVARLRQKIEPNPTKPIYLLTVHNIGYRFDG
- a CDS encoding HAMP domain-containing sensor histidine kinase: MKQRKKYPKVLVLALVLLGSLPLLAVLQYNWLSQLSQADYVRMQSNIESVAQQFSQDVDQELIGAHVAFVGSRTTTREALTTELVERFNRWEALSPYASIVKSIYLVEKSDSGAPTLYRFDKATGHLTQANWPAAVVNWIAQQPVYQAHPRPQAESQTNEWISPIPFSGTTGLIQPGNRPPIGWPTGMMANEAFNQLLLGFDTPYIFDQMIPAIAAKYFLETADAAYDLLITKRGAPNAILYQSDPTLTTASFAAEDFSMNIGMPDQPQIMHTFSKLLGAQSPITPETVMAFFRKGFQYSRLTAGGPSAGMGGGSAGFMPVRTWQLHIKHKAGPLNQIVAQTRNRNLWISFAVLLILGLSIAIIIIYTRRMQQLADQQMAFVAGVSHELRTPLAVVHAAGENLQDGLITDMAETRDYGKLIVDESRSLLNTIEQVLAYAGISFGLGPPPDTEVYVNTLIHQILDENREALRSFELHLQLDEDLPPVQGDQEALHTVLQNLVQNAIKYANGKKWIAIHSHPSDTHEKAVEVVIQDRGIGIDLAEQANIFEPFYRTADVRKTQIRGNGLGLSIARQILHVHGGDISVTSTPNNGSAFYVTLLHRPPKVSPAA